AGTACGTCGGAACACAATTTCAAAAGTTACTTttcatggttaaaaaaaaaaaattcatcacTAGTTTACCATGAATCCGTTTAGTTAAAAATAGCTCATGTTGAGATACagacttattttcttttattatttttttgattgattGATAGATTTATCCGGATGAAGATCACTGCTTCCTTTCAAAAGGAAGTAGGTATAATCTGCAACAGTCGATAATATCCTATCTGCAGAATTGTCTGGAAACTGGCGGCAGGAGATTCAGGTCACAATGAACATGAATTTGAAGATCTGGCGATGAGTGTATCCTGCCGGTCACTGCCTAAAACAACTCGTTATAACTTGTTGGGATTTATGTGGCAGGTCATAGGTTGTGTAATCAGACAGGGTTTCCACCCAGAGCGAGAGAACGTGTGTACGCATATCAATGCCATGCATCCCTGGTCCCTGGTTGGTGCTCCCTTTAATAAGAATTATGGCTTCAGACACTAGGGGAACATGAAGCCATCAGAGAGTCTTCCcatagacaaaaaaaagcctcaaaacatttattttttgtaattacatGTAACAAATTGCATGCAGGAATCTGCTTGTCCATATCAGCTTGTAAAGTATATTTACTGAATGAACATCAATACCCTTTTCAGAGACGACATTAATATGTGACAGAATGCATTTCTGCAATGGTTTGCGGCACTCTCCACCCTTCACCAACTATGTCATTTGGTTACATTGATTGCTTTGTGCCTTGTTTTGATTGTGCCTGTAATTGGGATCTTCCTGTATAATGACTTAAAAATTCACCACTCTAATTCGATGCATGTActgaataatataaataaaagctcatattaaaaaaaactctcatATACTCTCCTTCCATATAAGTTTTTATTAAGTAATACACAGGAAGTTTGATGTACTGTGTTCTTTTTCAGGaactagttatatatatatatatatatatatatatatatacatacaaacactcactgggcactttattaggtacccctgttcaattgcttgttaacacaaatagctaatcagccaatcacatggcagcaactcaatgcgtTTAGGCATttagacaacttgctgaagatcaaaccgagcatcagaaaagggaagaaagaggatttaagtgactttgaacgtgccatggttgttggtgccaggcTGGTCTGCGTATTTCAGAAATCTCTGATCTACTGGGTTTTCAACGCACAACCATCCCCATGGTTTACAGAGAATAGTCTGCAAAGGAAAAATATCCAGTAAGTGGCAGTTGTGTAGAGGAAACACAATGcttgccttgttgatgtcagagaagaatgggcagactggttctaGATGACAGAAAtgtaacagtaactcaaataagcAATCATTACagccaaggtatgcagaataccatctctgaatgcacaacacgtcgaaccttgaagcagatgggctacaggagcagaagaccacaccgggtgccactcctgccagctaagaacaggaaactgaggctacaatttgcacaggctcacaaaaattggacaatggaagactggaagaacattacCTGGTCTGGTGAGTCTCGATTACAGCTGCAACATTCACatagcagggtcagactttggcataaccaacatgaaagcatggatccatcctgccttgtatcaacagttcaggctggtggtggtgtaatggtgtgggggacattttcttggcacactttgggccccttagtaccaattgagcatcgttcaAACGTGACAGACTGAGTATTGTTGCTATGTCCATCCcgttatgaccacagtgtacccatcttctgatggctacttccagcaggataatgcaccatgtcacaaagctcacatcatctcaaactggtttcttaaaAATGTCACTGTATTCAtcgtactccaatggcctccacagtgaccagatctcaatccaatagagcacctttgtgATGTGCTGGAgagggagattcacatcatggatatgcagctgacaaatctgacTTTTCTATGAATCAGTTAAATATACTGATATGAATCAGTTTAATATATTCATGACCTATCATGTACATGCTAAAGGTGATATATAGATGTCTGCCTTATAAGTTACGTGGGTTTCACCAATGCTaaatttctattgtattttcaatAGTCCTTCTCCCTGATCATTGTGCAATCCGCAGACAGAGAGATCAGAGGGAGATCAAGTTTCTCCCTCTTCAaacacatgaaataaataaatgtatctaaaaaaaaGCCTGGGCAAAATGAAGTAAAGAAAATTAGCTTGGCAAGAGGAATAAAGAACACAAGGTTAAAAGAAATAGATGGAAAGCATCTTGTAAAAGGATTGAATGAAGGAAAAACAAATCTGAATAAAATAATGAGGGGGAAATCACTATTTGAgcaatatatatgattactctTTACTTCTGCAAAACAAAGAAGTGCATATGTTCAGTCCATACACCTACAATGAACAGTGTATGTTGTGGTCAGTCATTCAATATAtaaagagcagtgtatgtgataAGTGTATTTCTGGTCTTATTGTTTCTATACTCATAGGCCATAAAGGTGACAGGGCCTCACTCTCTGTTCCTGCAGTACCTTGTACACTACCTTCCACCCTTTAATACTACTGTGATTAGCTATTTCCACTATTCTTCATCAGAATTAAGGCTAACCACAAGAGGGCATCAAACACTACATAATTTACCTACAAAgagtaaataaaaaacagcctaaCTAAACATAAAGCATATTAAATTAAGTACTTCAATGCACATTTTAACTTCTTTAAACTGTACAGCTACACTTGATTCAGTTCCAGAAGATCCCCTTTTTTAACAGCCCCTAACCCTGGACTTCTGCACCCCAAAGACATTGCCACAACATTTCCCATGGAGGATTCCATcaactgtggaaaaaaaggcACATGGAACAACAATAGCTTTTACTGCCCCTCTTCCCCATCTCTGCCAGGTCTCTGTATGGGGCAGTTAGTTCCAAATATCGCTTCtcagccttttggctaagatcagtCGACcacctgtgagagagggaaagcttggtcctctggcctctGGCATGGGATAGCATGAAGCCCCGAGGTTGCAATTTGTCCCCGGTCTTTGGTCCAAGATGGGGCGCTGTGCACAATGGTGAATATGTGAGGTTAAGCGCTGGCTTCCTTGGGGAGCACTtttgtatatagtttttttcacagagcatgtttttttttcacttgtatTTTGAATTTGatattatatagttacatagttacatagttacataggctgaaaaaagacatgcgtccatcaagttcagcctttcctatatctgttaatttattgctgtttgatccaaaaaatgtaaaaatggatTGACACAGTACACTGTTTTTGTATCGACACTAAAAAGCCAAGGTGGTGGAGCCGGGTCCTTTAAAAGGCCCGTTTTTTCTGGTGAGGAGGGGAGTTAGGTAGAAGATCTGGCCAGGAAGGAAAGGAAGGGGCCGCATATCCCTTGTGGAGTGCAACCCCTGGAAAAACgaagaaggggacctggtgtccaccGCGGCCTTAAAGGCACGTTGGCACTGTGAAGGGGCAGCCCTTCAAAAaagagagctagaaatcagatgCGAGATAGGATAGAAGGAGGTCATTAGATAAGGTGACCGGTgaggagtgtatgtgtgtacgagcgtgtgtgagggcagtgtatgtgtatatatatatatgtgtgtacaggCAGGCATTCgtaagggcagcgtatgtgTATTTGAATTAGAAGATGtttgcaagggcagtgtatgtgtgtgtttgggcaggcgtttgtgagggcagtgtgtgtatgagcgtgtgtgttagggcaatgtATTTGGGCAGGCATTTgcatgtataagggcagtgtttgtgtatgggtaggcatgtgtgtatatgtgtacatcaGCATTAATTGCATTGCCCAGGGCATTTAATGCTGTTAAGACACCCTGTCTACACTCATACTTACTCTAGGAACTCTGGTAAATATGTGGTAATGCTTCAGGTAGTGGCCCAAATGTTTAAATCATAGCAACAAAATGGGCAACCTGGCCACCCCATGCTTTTACTCATGAAATATACCAGCATAATGTCCGCACAATCCCCTATGAGACACAAgcgtgtgtaaaaaaaaaaaaaaaaaagtcttaattcCTCCCTTCAATAACCCAGATCTGATCACTCAGCTATGGGACACTGCGAGAAACTCGTAACAGCAGACATTCTCCGCTACTCAAAAAAGGGACATTAGGGTAAGAAAGCACAGACACCTCGGGTTGCTATATTGTACATTAAATGTGCTCAACTGGATACACGACAATCCGCGGTCTAAAATACGTTTACACGTCCCCGCGCCGTCGCATTAGTACGTTACTAAGACTGAGGTTGAAACGTTATTTGTTCCGCCAATCACAATATGTCTGCCGCATTGTGACGTCATCGACACGCGCATTGAATGGCAACTAGGCGACTACTAACAGCGACGAGCCCAGCTAGATTCTTGAAAAGATAGTGGAAACTCTGCTGGGAGGTAAAGTTGTGAGATGTATGGGGTGTATGACGAAATAAGGAGTTATGGAAAGGGCAtcgttttttaaaacaaataaatggtcGCTTGACTGCACATGGCGACGAAAGATGCAGGCTGATCTAAATACTAGAGCATGCCACTGACCATGAGTTTGTCTCTTTCACTTTAGGTACTTTGCATGTTGGCCACCTAAATTTTGGACATGAGCACACAGGTAAGTGCCTGTAGATGACAGCTGCACTACATTGTGTGTTGGCCCTTTTGTGACCAGTGTCTTTTCCTTGTCTCTGCAGTATAGCATCCTATTCAAGCAAGAGCAAGGTAAGCCAAAGACTGCTTGAAATTCTAAATTTAAATACCTTGAGAATTGGATCCTGCTTAAACACCGTATGATGATGCAGTGCTGTTATCTtaatgtgtcatttttttttatcaagctgGCCAGATTTAGCAGTACAGGGGCTTcattgttgcattttatatgaaGACTGCACACTTAggatatgtgtaaataattgcaGGTTTCTGGTAGCTTAACATAtgctcttttgtttttaaagttgtACACTGCCTGAGTGGACTCACCAAAATTACTGtctaaaacataaaatgctATCGAGAgactaaaatacttttttttaatttttatttataatacttGCCTCAGAACCACACTGGAAGAGgaagatttattattttggtgTCTGTATGACGGTGGGGCATGTCGCATATTTTGTCAAAATCCATTGTGGGTTCTTGGTTTTACTTGTGCCCTGGAATTGTCTAATACAAATACTACTTCAATGTTCCAGCCGGTTTGAACAACTCAAGACATTACCACATGTGTGAAAGAGATCAGGGACTTAATTACTTTTATTGGCAATCCCAGTTAAATGCTTTAAATATGGTTTATTATATcatgatatatatctatatttattatatgatatataaccAGGCCAATCATGTTGTGATTAGGGAACTCATGTTACAAATAAAGTAGATGCTGTCTAGTCGCACTACTGAAAAGATACCAGAGCTATTGCCATTTAACTTTATTGCTTTTTACccactatatttatataatatttttgccaAAATGTTTGTCAGGCCTAGTACATGCAATCACGTCAGAACGTCTTGCTGTAGGAGTGAAAAGATTCACAGAGGTGGTAAACAaccaaattattatttgtaatggtAGACTAGTACATATTGTGGCAGTGATACTTGACGTCTATGAACCtagttttctttcttctaccATTATGTACCATAAAGCCCACAATTTTTCTTGATTTTCTTCCCCCCACCTTCTAGCCCATGAAGATGCCATATGGTCAGTAGGCTGGGGCAAAAACTTGAATGGTGGCTCTGAGGTTGTAATCAGTGGTTCTTTGGATGATCTGGTGAAAGTCTGGAAATGGTGAGTTTAGACGAATCTGTTTGGATAGCACAATCTATTTTGCGGTATTTTCAAGGCTAGAAAATGTTGATATTCACTCAGGTGGGGATTTCTCTCTCTTTGAGAATGTTGTAGAGGGCACTATTAATGCAAGTGTCAGATCAGTGCCCACCAGGAAGGCTATAAAGACTGTAGCTTCTTATCTCCTTACTTTCTGAGTGGGCCTTCAAGGTCTTTAGCAGGATGTTGACTTCTGAAATCCATAGTTAACAAAAAACTGTTCCTTTTTTTGCTAGAAcggttttattatatatataaaattgttttcCACTTTATTGCCACTCAGAGCTGATTGGTTACTGCAGCAGCCCTAAATTCCTTTGTGTGTTATAATTGCATACATTTGTATAGGACTGATGAAAATCTAGAGCTACAGTACTCACTGGAAGGACACCAGCTGGGAGTCGTATCTGTGGATGTTAGTCCCTCTGGAAATATTCTGGCTTCCAGCTCTCTGGATGCTCACATCCGCCTCTGGGATCTTGATAGCGGCAAGCAGATTCGCTCAATTGATGCTGGTCCAGGTAAGCTGTTCCTGCAACAAACaaaattttactttaattttctTCAAATTACATTCTATGTATGCCATGTGGGTTCAGTGAAAATTTCTAGCATCAATTTGagtggaaaataaaacatttgtattgttttagggCAGTGAGTCTTCTCTTGTATTAGAATAATTCTGTTGTTATGTACATTGAATCCTTATGTTTTCACAGTGGACGCATGGTCTGTAGCTTTTTCACCTGACTCACAGCACTTGGCTACTGGAAGCCATGTgggaaaagtaaacatttttggcGTGGAGACAGGAAAGAAGGAATTTTCTCTGGATACCAGAGGCAAATTTATTCTCAGCATTGCTTACGTAAGTTTTAGACGAGGgtaaccaaaatgtttttttctgcctgtaacaatatttttttctgtagtatGATTTATTTGTCCATCTTGAAACCAGAGTCCAGATGGCAAATATTTGGCAAGTGGTGCAATTGACGGCATTATCAATATCTTTGACGTTGCAACCGGGAAACTCCTCCACACGTTGGAAGGTAAGACCCCTGTACTTGCCTTTGGAAGCACAACCGTTGCTGGACAGTGGAGAAATGTGCCTCTGATGGGACAACGCTTTCCTGTTTCCCTACATGGCTGTTCTAACAACAAAACTGTTGAAATCAGGGTTCACCAGCAGTGGCTGATGTCATTGGAGTACGACACAAAAGAGATCTGATCTGCTAGCAGATTGGTAGGCTTGCTGTGCAGGCATTATATTACATATCTTATCTATATTTCAGATGCATACGTTTTTAGTTTGCTGTGTGTACCTTTGCAAAGTACTTTCACagcaggacaggacacagaaagtTCAAAATAAAGTCAGTTTTATTTCACTCTGCAGCCAAAGAAACCGTCTCTTAACAGCAGACACTCACAGCttgtcaattgtcattaaataaaataaaaacaattcttcATACATATGAAGGTGATTTGTACTCCTAAGTGTTCTATTGAGAATCCATTATGCGGCATCCAGTCTCAACCTGGAGACTTCTCACACTGGCCTCCCTCGggttcaaaactgcagcatgttaaAAGTGATTAGCCCCCATGATCCACCTGTGCGATGCGTACAGAATTTTAAAGGCCTGActtccagcatttttttttagccttgatgggggggggggttatacacGCCATCACATTGCGATATAAAATGTATGCTCTTGTAGTGACAGTTTCTGTGTTTACGTGCATTTTAGGAGCACTCCTTTATCCTGTGCTGTGTGataacttcttttttttccccaccccTTCAAATTCACTCTAGGACATGCAATGCCTATTAGGTCGCTTACCTTCTCCCCTGACTCCCAACTTTTAGTCACTGCCTCTGATGATGGATATATCAAGATCTATGATGTGTAAGTTTTTGAAAGTGGGGGTTcgctagtctttttttttttcttctttaatttgcaaaaatgtttaTCTCTAAACTTGCCTATTGgtttaattatcttttattttattttattagacaaCATGCAAGCTTGGCTGCCACTCTTAGCGGACATGGCTCCTGGGTTCTGAGTGTTGCTTTTTCCCCTGATAATGCACATTTTGTTTCCAGGTAGGAGTTAATtttgaataattaatattaataacttGTGTTCCTTAAAACATGCGCTTGCATACAAATTGAGCATTTTAACTCACTAACCTTGCTACCAGCTGAAAGGACTGAGCTACAtacatatagttttatatacttAAATAGGAGGAGAGAGCGAGAGCAGACCTTTTCAAGAAATCTCCagatgttaaatatgcattacacagggacagctcagcccttcttgagAGAAGCACCCTGATGTTCTAGAATCTATGTTGATGTGTATAATGTGTTTGCAGTATCTGATGTTTTATCTAATTCTTTATCTTCAGTTCATCTGACAAAAGTGTAAAAGTTTGGGATGTAGCCACCAGAACTTGTGTTCACACGTTTTTGGACCATCAAGACCAGGTGAGCTACATTGTTAATGCCAATGTTTTTGTATCAGACTTGGAGTAGAAtataccttttcttttcagtcTAGCAAAGAGTAAAATAGTGTAAATTTAGGGCAGTATATCCTTTGAATACGTGTAGCTCTGTACCTAGAAGTTTACGAACTGTAGGGGAGATTTCCAAAGATATTTGGGGACACCTAGGCATTCAAGATTAAAAGGGTACTTTCAAGTAGCAAAGCCCTTGTCATTTGTTAGGACAAGAGCAACCTGGAAAGCTTTATATCTGTAAGCTGTTTCAGTAATACTGTCTCCATGTCCTTTGATTTGTTAAACCCTGTATTAGGATTAAGTCACAGCAAAAAGGTAGCAGCTTGAtacattcatgttttcatttttttcaggtttGGGGTGTACAGTACAACAAAAATGGATCTAAAATTGTGTCTGTCGGAGATGATCAGGAAATCCATATTTATgactgtcccatctaattttcATTACAATGCGGAAGAAGATGCAGATTGAAACACTGGAATGTGCATACTTGTCTGTACAGACCATAATACAATATGGCACATTTGTGGGACTTACTCTACGTTGGTGCGTTTTTATATCAAGAATCTCTAGATGATGCACTCCTGGTTCCAATAATGGTTGCCTGAAATGCTGGACTTGTGCATTCCTCCCCcatttaaatgtacatttcatcTATTAATATTGCCACAAACGTTCCTACAATTGATTTTGTACTTGCTTTCTTTTCCccttaaagaaatattaaatattttagttttctcACACTGTTTTtgtataactttattttttaaaacatacacCATAGCATATTTAAGTCTCAAGGGTACTGTCCTGACCTCtgccactcaaagggttaaatgccaGAGAGAAGACCCTTAAGCACCACAAATGTGTTCACCAGGTGCTTCTTCATAAGATCACGGAGAGCTCTGCTGCTTGGTACAGATCTCTATCATCTGCTGCCTCATACATCTTCACAAAGCAGAGCACATGGGCTGTGACATCTAGGAACACTCATTTTGGGTGGGACACAGAATATGTAATTGCTTATTCTCATAACTGATTGCACACATCCCCGGCATAGGCAAAACACTTGCCATGTCAATTTAACCTTACATGTCCATGATATCTTGGTGACACTTTCTCATCTCTTGTATGGgtgatttattttactgtatgaGGTGACTACCAAGGCTATCATGTGCCTTTGGGTAGACTGCTAGGTACAATTATGCCCAATGTTTTTGGTTCTAACAAGCACTATTTATGCCATCATGTTTTGTTTGGACAAGGATCCCAAAGCAAGTCTTTCCAGTTCCAGCTTCCTCCCCGAAAGTCCCATTTTCTTGGAAGTCACTTTTCTGAATAATCAGCTCtgcatattaatttaaaaagtaagGTTCTCTGAACTGAAATCATAAATAAAAGCCTGTTTTTATTGGGATACACAGTTTCAATCCCTGTTCAAGGGAATCACATGAAATATTAATCTCCCTGCAGCAAACTGCTTGAGTCTGTGTCCTTTGCATCATAGACACCTGCTGCTGGATTTCAAACTCCTGAAATGGACATTTGGTTTGTTCTCCATGTTCTAGTTTGGTGGGGCCCGCCGTGCTGTCCCTATGCCCCACGTCCAGAGACCCAGCGCCCCTGCTCAGATAAACACAAATCTTTTCCGTGGGGCATGGAGAGCTATACTATAACTGATGAATGCAGAGCTATATTATGGTTGCAATATGTTAATTTAACTTTGATATCAGGTACCAATGAGTAAATAAGTGAGTGAATGTGTTTGGGGGCTGAGGCGGCACTGGCAGGCTCTTTAGGTGCAGAAATGACAGGGTGACTGTTTAGGGACagatgtggcacaggcaggttatTTGGGGGCACAAGGAAGTTGCCATGGGCAAAGATGATGCAAACATGCAAACAACAGATGGCAAAGACAAGCTGTATGGGGGAAATGGTGGCAGTGTCGGACATGTTGATTGTGAAGCCGGCACGCACCTGGGATTTCTAGTTAACCTCCTAGTGTGGCATGTGGGCACCTGAACTTGGCCACGCAATTAAAtatatggggctgttttttttgtttttttttcactggttCATACAGCATGTGTCCTTATAAGCTTAGGTTGTATTTTTGGTGCTTGTATCCACAGCTTTtgcaggacatttttttttaatcaataactGGTACTTTACACATAACAATAAGAAGGAAACAATGTTTGTGCtcagaaaaagtaaaatgtaatgcCTGCATTCGACATCATTCCTCTGCAAACAATTATGTAGGGATACCGTTGCCTAGCGCTGAGCGATACGCACGGGTTTTTCTTAAGCCCCGCCCCGCCTGGAGCCACACCCCCACCTGCCGCACACGTGGAATCCCCGCCACGCAATTCCAGAAGGGCCTTGTGAGTCCTATTTTAGCTGCCCATCATGTGCCTGTTAGCAATGTATTACAATATAGCTTATTGTGAAAGTGTGTTAGGGACAGGAGAGACGAGAAAACACATGTCAGTTACAGATAGTGTAATAAACGGTAGGGAATGTATTCAATTCAGCACTTGGTGGAGTAGCTTTAGAAAGTATCAGGCATTACGGCTCTTTATGGGGTAGCCCTAGAATTAGGGTCCTTGGGGTTTAGTTTAATCGGAGCTGCCGGTGTGAACAGCAATCCGGTAACGCAGGGATAAATAACGGGTTTTGGGGTGGGATGAAATGAGCAGTGGGTGATGCCGGTAACACGGAAATGTGAGGCAATAATCCAGTGGGGGTACCAAGTATGCCCTGTGGCGTTAAGCCTTTCCTTAACAATTTTGTTGCCACACGTCTACCTTTTCAGTAAATTTCCTGGGGCTGTAGAGCATGTATAACAACACAAATCTCCAGCTGGCAGGACAGGTAGTTTTAGTGACTCACTAAATTCACACCTAACACTTGTGGCTTTCAACTTGTGATT
This sequence is a window from Spea bombifrons isolate aSpeBom1 chromosome 2, aSpeBom1.2.pri, whole genome shotgun sequence. Protein-coding genes within it:
- the SKIC8 gene encoding SKI8 subunit of superkiller complex protein, whose translation is MSTQYSILFKQEQAHEDAIWSVGWGKNLNGGSEVVISGSLDDLVKVWKWTDENLELQYSLEGHQLGVVSVDVSPSGNILASSSLDAHIRLWDLDSGKQIRSIDAGPVDAWSVAFSPDSQHLATGSHVGKVNIFGVETGKKEFSLDTRGKFILSIAYSPDGKYLASGAIDGIINIFDVATGKLLHTLEGHAMPIRSLTFSPDSQLLVTASDDGYIKIYDVQHASLAATLSGHGSWVLSVAFSPDNAHFVSSSSDKSVKVWDVATRTCVHTFLDHQDQVWGVQYNKNGSKIVSVGDDQEIHIYDCPI